Proteins encoded by one window of Deinococcus multiflagellatus:
- the ispD gene encoding 2-C-methyl-D-erythritol 4-phosphate cytidylyltransferase gives MKVAALIPAAGSGTRLGLGPKAFVEVAGRSLLARSVAALAPHVNEVLVALPEDHALPPGVPARAISGGATRQATVHALLGATDAEVVLIHDAARPFVPAAVIHALRGAADTQGAATAALPVADTLVQAGEGAQHWGQLVPREGLWAVQTPQAFRRELILRAHEAARRSGESATDDAGLVARLGHPVALIPGDARLFKVTTPGDLQLALALAPVWDAEAP, from the coding sequence CTGGGCCTGGGCCCCAAGGCCTTCGTGGAGGTGGCCGGGCGCTCGCTGCTGGCCCGCAGCGTGGCCGCGCTGGCGCCCCATGTGAACGAAGTGCTGGTGGCGCTGCCGGAGGACCACGCCCTGCCCCCAGGGGTGCCTGCGCGCGCCATCAGCGGCGGCGCCACCCGGCAGGCCACCGTTCACGCCCTGCTGGGGGCCACCGACGCGGAAGTGGTGCTTATCCACGACGCCGCGCGGCCCTTCGTGCCGGCCGCCGTGATCCACGCACTGCGCGGCGCCGCCGACACCCAGGGCGCCGCCACCGCCGCTCTGCCAGTGGCCGACACGCTGGTGCAGGCCGGAGAGGGGGCCCAGCACTGGGGCCAGCTCGTGCCGCGTGAGGGCCTGTGGGCGGTGCAGACCCCGCAGGCGTTCCGGCGCGAGCTGATCCTGCGCGCCCATGAGGCGGCGCGGCGCAGCGGCGAGAGCGCCACCGACGACGCCGGGCTGGTGGCGCGGCTGGGGCACCCGGTGGCGCTCATTCCCGGCGACGCGCGGCTGTTCAAGGTGACCACCCCCGGCGACCTGCAACTGGCCCTGGCCCTGGCCCCGGTGTGGGATGCTGAGGCCCCATGA